The region AAGCCCGGCACCAGCGCCAAGGGCTGCGCGACGTGTGGCGGGCATGGCAAGGTGCGCGCGCAGCAGGGCTTCTTTGTGGTCGAGCGGACCTGCCCGGCCTGCCACGGCGCGGGCCAGGTGATCGCCGATCCGTGCGGCGATTGCCACGGCGAAGGCCGGGTCGAGAAGACCAAGACGCTGACCGTCAACATCCCGCCCGGGGTGGACGAGGGCACGCGCGTTCGCCTGACCGGCGAGGGCGAGGCGGGTGCGCGGGGCGCACCGCCGGGCGACCTCTACATCTTCCTGCACGTGGCGCGGCACGCGCTGTTCGAGCGCGAGGGCACGACATTGTTCGCGCGCGCGCCGATCAGCTTCACCACCGCGTCGCTTGGCGGTGAGATCAGCATTCCGGGTCCGGACGGCGTGAACCATGCGATCAAGATTCCGGCCGGCACCCAGAGCGGGCGCGAACTACGCCAGCGCGGCGCGGGCATGCCGGTGTTGCAAGGGCGCGGGCGAGGCGATCTGGTCGTGCGGCTCGAGGTGGAAACGCCGACCAAGCTTTCGGCCAAGCAAAAGGACTTGCTCGAGCAGTTTCGCGCAACCGAGAACGGCGACTGCAACCCGCAGAGCGAGGGCTTCTTCCAGAAGATGAAAAGCGCCTGGGGGTGAGGGATTTGGACGGGGCGGATAGGGCTTCCGCCTCGGCCTTGCTTTAACGCTTCCCCGGCGGAGGCCGGGGTTCAGTGGCGCGGGTCGATGTTATGTCGCGCAGCGCCAGACCACTTCTTTCTCCCGACTGGGCCCCGGCCTTCGTCGGGGAAGCGCAATGCTGGGTCGGTGCGTGCGAACCGTAAAAACCGTCAGCGACTGGAACGGCGTTCGATGGAACGCGCGTTCGAAAATCTTGACCCCGCCAGCCGTGTCCGCCCCTTTCGATTCTTCGAAAAGGGCGGGCTGGCCGATGGGTCAGAAGGCGAAGATCGCCCCGACCACCAGCGCTTGAGCCGCAAGGGCCAGCATTCCGCTGACCACGGCTTCGAAAGTGCGCATTGATAGTCTCCGAGAGTGCCGGATAAGTCCGGTCCGGCTCAAATAGGATTATTTCTTTTCCGCGCAATATTGTTGCGCGCAACTGCGAGTGCAATTTTTGCACTTTTGTTACGGGATACACGGCGCTCGAGCGGTCGATCTCAGCGCGGGAGATGCAGCGTCAAATCGCCGGCCTGTTCGCGACGCGGATAGGCCACGTCGATGGCATCGGCAACGACCGGATTGAAGCGTTGGTCGTAGAGTGTCTTCCCCCGATCGCCGCGCGTGACGAAAAAGCCGAAATCGCCGCGCCGGACGCGGGCGGCAAGCGCTCGTTCGTCGTACACGCCGGCCCCGCCCAGTTCGGCGACGATCGCCGGCTCCCACAGGATCGGCTGGCCGGCACGGAGCAGCAGCACCATGTCGTCGGTGACGACCGGCTTCGGGCTGGCGCGGATGCGGGCGACGAGGGCGTCGAGCGCGACGCGGTCGCGCGCCGCTTTGGTGGTGTCGGGTGCAAGCGGCGGGTCGCTCATCTGCACCGCCAGTCCCAAGCCGACCAGCACGAGCAGCGACAGGCTGGGGCGGGCGGGCAGGCGGAGGGCGGCGCGTAACAGCGGAATTACGGCTAGGCCGATCAACACGGCGATCCCGGAGAACCAGTCGATCAGGTAATTGTCGCTCGCGCCCGATTTGAGGATCGCGGGGAGCATCAGCGTCTTGAGCGCTAATGTAAGGACGACGATGGCGAGCGTAACGAGGCTGGGGTCGCGGGGGAGACGCTCGCGCAAGGTTCGCCACCCCAGGTTGTGGCGCGCCGTGATCAGGCCGATCGTGCCGAGCGCCAGCGTGACGATGCTGGCGAGCAGGACCGCGCCGAGCATCGCCGCATGCGCCCAGACGATGCGGTTGATGTTGTAGAACAGGATGTTGACGAGGAAATAGCCACCGCTCGTCGCTTCCAATACCACCAGCGCGACACCGCCGGAAACGAGCGCGGCGGCGAGCATCGTCCATGCCGCGCGGCGATTTGCCAGCAGCAATACGAGGAAAGCGGCGGCGGGCGCGGGCAGGTTGGTCTGGCGAGTGTAGAGCGCGGCGGCGAAGGCGATGCCGGCGGCGATCGCCAGCCTCGGCCGCCGCGCGGATGCGGCGGCGAGGGCCATGCCGGCGAGCGTAATCGCACAGGCGAGCATGTCGATGCGCATCAGCACCGCCCAGGTGAGCACCACCGGCAGCGTGACGAATGCGAGCGCCGCGAAGGCGGCCGCGGCGTGGCGGATGCGGCGGGGCGGGCCCAGCGGAATCGCCCGGGCCGTGAGCAGCGCGATCAGCAGCGCGCAGATCGCGGTCGCGACGAACGATACGAGCCGGCCGGCATAGAGTTCGTCGATCCCGAACGCGTGCGCGGTCGCGGCGGTGGCGAGCGGGTAGACCGGGGGATATTCGAACACGAAAGCCGGGAAGGCTTGCAACGGCGTATAGCCATGGCCAGCGAGGATGTAGCGCATCTGCTGCCACACCACGCCCTCGCCGTAATCGAGATCATAGGGGTAATCGAAGGCGAAAGCGGCGTGCGCGGCGAGCCGGGCCAGGCCCCAGGCGAAGGCGAGCGCGGCGAGCAGCAAGGCCGCACGGGCCGGCCAGACGCTGCGCTCGGTCACCCGCTCAGGCCGGACCGAAGACGCGGTCGAAGATCGTATCGACATGCTTCAGGTGATAGCCGAGGTCGAACTTGTCCTCGATGTCCGCCACCGACAGAGCGGCGGTGACTTCGGGATCGGCCTTGAGCAATTCCATCAACGAGAGTTCGCCGTCCGAATCCCACACCTTCATCGCGTTGCGCTGGACGAGGCGGTAGGAGTCCTCGCGGCTGACGCCGGCTTGTGTGAGCGCCAGCAGCACGCGTTGCGAATGGACGAGGCCGCCCATCTTGTTGAGATTCTTCTCCATCCGCGCCGGATAGACGACGAGCTTGTCGATCACGCCGGTCAACCGGGCGAGAGCGAAATCGAGCGTGATCGTGGCGTCGGGACCGATATAGCGCTCGACCGAAGAGTGGCTGATGTCGCGTTCGTGCCACAGCGCCACATTCTCCAGCGCCGGCGTCACATACCCGCGGACCATGCGGGCGAGACCGGTGAGATTCTCAGTCAGCACCGGGTTGCGCTTGTGCGGCATCGCCGACGAACCCTTCTGGCCGGGGGAGAAGAATTCCTCGGCTTCCAGCACTTCGGTGCGCTGCAGATGGCGGATTTCGGTGGCGAGGCGTTCGATCGACGAGGCGATCACGCCGAGGGTCGCGAAATACATCGCATGGCGATCGCGCGGGATGACCTGGGTCGAGACGGGTTCGATCGCGAGCCCCATCTTCGCCGCGACGTGCGCTTCGACGGCAGGATCGATATTGGCGAAGGTGCCGACCGCACCGGAAATCGCGCAGGTGGCGATGTCGGCGCGCGCGGCGACCAGCCGCGCGCGGTTGCGGGCGAATTCGGCATAGGCCTGAGCGAGTTTCAGGCCAAACGTGACCGGCTCGGCATGGATGCCGTGGCTGCGGCCGATCGTGGCGGTCAGCTTGTGTTCGCGCGCCTTGCGTTCCAGCACGGCGAGTAGCGCATCGAGATCGGCGATCAGGATGTCGCTGGCCTGCGCCAATTGCACCGACAGGCAGGTGTCGAGCACGTCGGACGAGGTCATGCCCTGATGCATGAAGCGCGCCTGATCGCCGACATTGTCCGCGACCCAGGTGAGAAAGGCGATCACGTCGTGCTTGGTGACGGCCTCGATCGCGTCGATGGCAGGCACGTCGATCTCGGGATTGGTGTTCCACCACGCCCATAAGGCGGCGGCGGCTTCCTTGGGAACCACGCCGAGGTCGGCCAAGGCATCGGTGGCGTGCGCCTCGATCTCGAACCAGATGCGGAACCGCGCCTCCGGCGTCCAGAGCGCGGCCATTGCGGGGCGGGAATAGCGGGGGACCATGCTGGGTTCCTCTAACAGGCGAGACGAAAGGCGGCGCGGTCCTTAGCGGGATTCGCGGTGACCCGGGCGTTAGCAGGGACGGGCCGAAGCTCCAAACGCAAGCGAAATGAACAAAGCGGCAGGATGATGGTTGGTATAGGCAAGCCTGTTGGCGCGAGTGCGAAAGCATTCACCGGGCTTCGAACAGTTTAATATTCGGAGAAAAACCATGTTGAAGCATATTCTTCTGGCCAGTGCCGTGATGATTTCTACGCCTGTTCTGGCGCAGACCCAGCCGGCCCCGGCGCAGTCCGCTCCGGCGACTCAGCCAGTCCCGGCGCAGACTGCGCCGGCCGCCACTGCACCGGCTCCGGTCGAAGCAGCACCGGCACCGGACAACGTGGCGCAGGCGACTCCCGCGACCGATCCGGCAGCAGGGCCGCCAAGTCAGGTAGCGGCACAGCCCGCCCCGACCAACAAGGCGGAACAGGTCGCGGCGGTTGTGGGCAAGGAATTCCCGACCTATGACAAGAACAAGGACGGGAAGCTCGACACGGCTGAGTTCGAATCCTGGATGATCGCGCTGAAGACCGCGAGCGATCCGGCGACCAAGGCGAACAGCCCGGAAACCAAGACGTGGGTCGGGCAGGCGTTCGCCAGCGCGGATACCGACAAGAACAAGTCGGTTTCGATGACCGAGTTGAACGCGTTTCTTGCTCAGGGCTGATTTGGCGCTGATGTGAGATGCGGAATGGCCGCCGGACCTTCGGGTTCGGCGGCTTTTTATTTCGTCATCCCGGACTTGTTCCGGGGTCCGCCAAGCGGCTTTGTTTGGACATTTGGGGCCAGCGATAAGCGCGCGGAACGGTGGACCCCGGAACAAGTCCGGGGTGACGGTTGGTGTCGTGGCTAGGATTTAGATCAGCCCCATCGCGCGCAGGCTCGCATGGCCGCCGCTTCCGATGATGACATGGTCGTGGACCGCGATGTTCAGGCGCTTGCCGGCTTCCATGATGTTGCGCGTCAGATCGATGTCGGCGCGGCTGGGGGCTGGGTCTCCGCTGGGATGATTGTGCACCAGGATGATCGCGGCCGAGCCGAGATCGATCGCGCGACGGATCACCTCGCGGACATAGACGGCGGCCTGATCGATCGAGCCCTGGCTCATCAGTTCGTCGCGGATCAGCATGTTGCGGGTGTTGAGGTGCAGCACGCGAACGCGCTCGATCGGATGATGCGCCATATCGGCGCGGAGATAGTCGAGCAGCGCCTGCCAGTTGGCGAGCACGGGGCGATCGGCGATCGCGGATCTGACCAGCCGGATCGCGGCGGCATGGGCGATCTTGAGCGCGGCGATCGAGGTGTCGCCCATGCCCGACACGCGCGAAAGCGCCTCCGGATCGGCGGTGAGCAGCCCGCCGATCCCACCGAATTCGCGGAGCAATTGCTTGGCCAGGGGCTTCGTATCGCGGCGGGGAATGGCGAGAGCGAGGAGATATTCGACGAGTTCGTGATCGAGCAGACCGTCGCCACCGGTTTCGACGAGGCGTTGGCGCAGCCGGGCGCGGTGGCCGGCATTGTCGTTCACCGGTTCGGGGTCTGGAACGCTCATCGGCGCGAAGGATTACGCAGGCCGGGCCGGGCGCGCAATTGCATGACGCGGCTCCGCCCCTATGCTGGCGGCGATTTGGAGAGTGCGAAGGCGTGACGGCGAGTAGCGACGAGGAAGAAGGGCGACGTCGCCGCCTGCCGCGCCTGGGGCGGGGCGCGCGAATCGTAAGCGTGATCGCGATCGTGCTGTTGGTCGGGCTGATCGCGTTGTGGACGCAGCGCAAGCCGATCGCGAGCGGATATGTCGATCGCTATCTGGCCGAGCGGGGCGTGCCGGGCACCTATGACATCGCCGAACTCGGGCTGGGCCGGCAGCGGCTGACCAATGTGGTGATCGGGGATCCCGCACGGCCCGATCTGGTGGCGGACTGGGTGGAATTGCGCACCGAGCTGGGCTTTTCCGGCGCGAGCGTGGATGCGGTGCGCGCCGGGCGGGTGCGGCTTCGCGGCAAGTTGGTGGATGGTGTTTTGTCGCTGGGTGCGCTCGACAAATTGCTGGCTGCGCCGAGCGGAAAACCGTTCGCGCTGCCTGCTCTGAATGTGGATGTGGCGGATGCGCGAATGCGGCTGGAGACGCCGCAGGGGCTGCTGGGCCTGAAGCTGAGCGGGCGCGGGCGGTTGAGCGACGGGTTCAAGGGCAATCTGGCGGCGGTATCGCAGCGGCTGGAGGCCGGTGGTTGCGCGGCCGATGACGTGGCGGCGGCGCTGACGATCGGGGTAAGCAAGGCGGCCCCGTCGTTGCATGGGCCGGTGCGGGCGGGCGCGGTGTCGTGCGGGGATGTGAAGGTTCGGACACTTGGCGCGGACCTGAATGTGGCGCTGGGTGCGGCGCTGGACCGCTGGAAGGGCGACGTGCGGCTGGCGACCGGAGCGGCGTCGCATCCGCTGGTGCGAGCCGAATCGGTGGCAGGCTGGGTCGGGTTTGCGGGCACCAAGGCCGAGACCTCGGGACGGGTGAAGCTGGATACCGGACGCTTCGTGAGCGCGGAGGGATCGGGTGCGCGGCTGGGGTTCGGTGGCGAGTACAAGATCGGCCGGGAAATAGAGATCGCGCCGGGCGGCTATGTCGATGCGTCGAACGTGGCGATCGCCCCGGCACGGCTGGCGGCGGTCGCTAGGCTGGGCGCGACGGGGGCGGGAACGCCGGTCGGGCCGCTTGCTCAAGCCTTGGCGCAGGCGAGCGTCGCGGCGGGGAAGTCGATCGAGGGACAAATCCGTTTCGGATGGCGACGTGGCGGGCCGGTCGCGGTGAGCCAGTTGACCGTGTCTTCGCGGTCTGGCCTAAACGCTGCGCTTAACGACGCGAATGTGGTTTACGATCCGAAGGGCGGCACGTTGCGGGTCGCGGGCGCGCTGGCGATGGGCGGGGGTGGTTTTCCGAGTTTGAGGGCCGCTCTGGCACAGGCCGCGCCCGGCGCGGCGGTGACGGGCGTCGCTTCGCTCGATCGGCCGTACCGGGCGGGCGGGGCGAGCCTGACTTTCACACCCTTGCGGTTCAGCGCGACACCGCGCGGGAACAGCCGGTTCGCGACTCGGGTGACGGTGTCCGGTCCCTTGGGCGACGGAAGCGTCAAGGGGCTGGATGTCCCGCTGGCCGGGATCTGGAATGGGCGCGGGCGGGTCGCGATCAACCCGGATTGCGCGGCGATCGGGTGGCAAAGGCTGGCGGTATCCGGGCTGGATCTGCGGCCTGTCAGTCTTCGGCTGTGCCCGGTCGACGGCGCGATGCTGGTGATCGACGGCACCCGCATGCGCGGCGGTGCGAGAATCGCCGCGCCGCGACTGGCCGGTACGCTGGGCAGCTCGCCGATTACACTGGCCGCGTCGGCGGCGCGGTTCGCGCTGGCGGATCTGAGCTTTGCGCTCAGCGATACGGCCGTACGGCTCGGTGCGCCGGATCGCGTCACGCGGCTCGATTTCGCCCGGATCGAAGGCAAACGGGAGCGTGGCGGGATATCTGGTACGTTCGCGGGCGGCGGGGGGCAGATCGGCGCGGTGCCGCTGGTCCTGTCGGCGGCGAGCGGCGTCTGGGGCTTCGACGGGCGGCTCGGCCTGACCGGTGCGATGACGGTAAGCGATTCGGCGGCGGTGGCACGGTTCAAGCCGATGGTCGCGCGCGACGTCGCGCTGGGCCTGTCGAATGGCGTGATCGGTGTTGCGGGGCTACTCTATGATCCGGGCGGTAAGGTGTCGGTCGCCCAGATCGCGATGCGACACACGCTGGCGAGCGGCAGCGGCAGCGCCGACATCTCCGTGCCGAGGCTGGTGTTCGCAGACAAGGGGCTGCAGCCGGATGACCTGACGCCGCTGACCGCGAGCGTGATCCAGAACGTCGTCGGCACGGTGACGGGCGAGGGGCACATCCGCTGGTCGCCGGACGGGGTGACGAGCGACGGCGTGTTCCGCACCACCGACATGAACCTCGCTGCCGGGCTGGGGCCGGTGACGGGGATCACGACAGAGATCCGCTTCACCGATCTGCTCGCGCTGCAGAGCGCGCCGGGGCAGGTGGCGACGATCAAGACGATCAACACCGGCGTCGTCGTAAGCGACGGCGTGCTGCGATACCAGACCCTGCCCGAAGCGCGGATCCGGGTGGAGGATGCCCGTTGGCCGTTCGCCGGCGGCAGTCTGGTGCTGGAGCCGACCCTGCTCGACTTCTCCGACAAGCAGGAGCGGCACATGACGCTGACCGTCACCGGCATGGAGGCGGCCAAGTTCCTGCAGCAGTTCGATTTCGAGAATCTCTCCGCGACCGGCGTGTTCGACGGACGGTTGCCGATGATCTTCGATTTCACCGGCGGGCGGATCGAGAACGGCACGCTGAAGTCGCGCCCCGGCGGCGGGACGATCGCCTATCTGGGCGAAGTGTCGAAGGAGAATCTCGGCGTGTGGGGCAATCTTGCGTTTCAGGCGCTGAAATCCTTGCGCTACCGCGATCTGGATCTGGTGATGAACGGGCCGTTGGCCGGCGAGATGATCACCGAGGCGCATTTCGCGGGGCTCAACCAGGGCGAGGGCGCGAAGAGCAATTTCCTGATCCGGCGGCTGCAACGCCTGCCGTTCGTGTTCAACGTCAAGATCAAGGCGCCATTCCGGGGCCTGTTCGATTCGGTCCGCTCGTTCTACGATCCGCGCCTGCTGATCGAGCGCAACCTGCCGGCGTTGATCGAGCGGAGCGGCCGGCCGACACAGGCTCCGTCCATCACGCCGCCCGCCACCCCACCCGTTCAGCCTCAAGAAAGCGAGACCGTGCCATGACAGCATCCGTGCAATGGAGAAATTTCGTGCTGATGGGATTGATGGCGGCAAGTTCGGGGTGCGTGAACGTCAGCGCGCCGGACAAGCCGATCGAGATCAATCTCAATATCAACGTGAAGCAGGAAGTCGTATACCGCCTCGATGGCGAGGCGAAAGCGGCCATCAAGGCGCAACCGGGAATATTCTGATGATGATTCTATCTGGTGTTCGGGGCAAGGTGATGATGACGGGCGCAATGCTGCTCGCCGGTCTGTCCAGCGCGGCGTTCGCGCAGCGCGATCCGGCCTATGCCGCGGCGCGCGCGGCGGGCCAGGTGGGCGAACAGCCCAACGGCTATCTCGGCGTGGTGAGCGGCGGGGCGAGCGTCCAGGCGATCGTCGACAAGATCAACATCCAGCGCAAGGCGACCTATGCCGAAAAGGCGCAGGCGGCGGGCGTGACGATCAACGATTACGGCGTGACGTTCGGTTGCAACCTGATCGCGCAGACGAAGCCGGGCGAGAAATACAAGGCGCCGGACGGATCGTGGAAGACGCGGACGGACGCGGCGCCGGAGCGCAGCCCGAGCTGCGTGTGATTCGGTGAAGTCTGTACCGCCTATGCCGTCATTCCGGACTTGATCCGGGATCCAACGTGCGGCTGGGTAATGCTGTCGTATAGCGCGATAACCCCTCCTCGTTTGCCCTGAGCCTGTCGAAAAGGGTTGCTCGATAGGTGCTTCGACAAGCTCAGTACGGACGGACAAAGTGGGTGCACGGTCCGAATGGACGCGCCAGCGCTTGCGCTTGTGGAACGTTGGATCCCAGATCAAGTCCGGGATGACGGCGGACGGGGGATTGCCGTCATCCCATTGGTCTAAAGGCCGATCCCACAGCGGTTGACTTGGCGACCCCCCTTTTCTAAACGGGCGCCGCAACGGGGGTGTCGCTCCCATGTCTCTCGTCGCTGCGCCTTTGGCGTGGCGGCGTTTTCTTATCAGGACTTTTCAAGCGTTGGCCGACGATCGCCAGACCGATGACCTGAACAGCCGCATCGCCAGCGCGCGTGCGGCCGAGCAGGCGCGTGCCGGCGGGACCGGGCTGGGCAAGCCGGCCAAGGGCTATTCGCAGGGGTCGCGCGTACTGGCGATGCTGCTGGGCGCCTTGTTCGGCGGGGGCGTGCTGGGCTGGGCGATCGACCAGTGGTTCGGCACGAGCCCCTGGGGCCTGCTGATCGTGCTGACGCTCGCCGTAATCGGGGCTTTCATGAATATCATCAAGATGTCGAAGGAGCGCCCAGAGTGAGTGGGAATGTGAGCGCCGGCAAAATCGATCCGATGGAGCAGTTCATGGTCGAGCCCTTGCTGGGCCGCCATCTGGAACTGTTCGGCTACGACGTGTCGTTCACCAATTCGGCGCTGTTCATGTTCGTCGTGCTGGCGCTGCTGGCCGTGTTCATGGCCGGCGGCATGAAGCGCGCGCTGATCCCGGGCCGCTGGCAGGTGATGGCCGAGGGCGCGGTGAGCTTCATCGACAATATGGTGACGACCAGCATCGGTTCGGGCGGCAAGAAGTTCGCGCCGTACATCTTCTCGCTGTTCTTCTTCATTCTGTTCGCCAATTTCGTCGGCATCCTGCCGCTGGCGATCGTGCCGGGGCTGCACACCTTCGCCGTCACCAGCCACATTACGCTGACCGCGGTGCTGGCGTTCGTGTCGTTCGGCATCGTGCTGATCGTCGGGCTGGTGAAGCATGGCTTCAAATTCTTCTCCCTGTTCGTGCCACACGGCGCGCCGCTGTGGCTGATGCCGGTCATCATCCCGGTCGAGTTCGTGTCGTTCATGGTGCGCCCGTTCAGCCTCGCGCTGCGACTGTTCGTCGCGATGACCGCCGGGCACATCCTGCTCGAAGTGTTCGGCAGCTTCGTGGTGCAGGGCCTGAACGCGGGCGGCCCGCTCGGCTGGCTCGTCAGCGCGCTCAGCTTCGTGATGATCATCGGCGTCAGCGCGCTGGAGCTTCTGGTCTGCGCGATCCAGGCGTACGTCTTTGCACTTCTCACGTCGCTGTACCTGCATGACGCGGTGCATCTGCACTAGAGACATCGAGTTTTAGAGTTTTCTACCAACCACACTGAATTGATTAGGGAGTTTTGACATGACTGATACGGGTTTGATGTACATCGGTGCCGGCCTCGCAGCGATCGGCGTCGGCATGGCCGCACTCGGCGTGGGCAATGTGTTCGGTTCGTTCCTTGAGGGCGCGCTGCGCAATCCGGGCGCTGCCGACGGCCAGCAGGGCCGCCTGTTCATCGGTTTCGCAGCGTCGGAACTGTTGGGCCTGATCGCCTTCGTCGTCGCGATCCTGATCCTGTTCGTCGTCAAGTAATTCGGGTCAAGTAAACCTGACGACCTAAGTAAGAGAGAGCATCCTCCAATGCCGCAGCTTTCCCAGATCGGTGAGATCTACGCCTCGCAGCTGTTCTGGCTCGCGATCGTGTTCGCGCTGATCTATTTCGGGATCGGCAAGGCGATGGTGCCCAAGATCGAACGGACGATCGACGATCGTACCGCGCGCGTCTCGGGCGATCTCGCCGCGGCGGAGGCTGCGCACCAGAGCGCGACCGGGCTCGAGACCAGCTATCAGGCCGGTCTCGACGCGGCGCGGGCGGTGGCGTTCAAATCGGCCGCCGAGGCCAAGGCGCAGGCATCCGCCCGCGCCGAGGCGACGGTGAAGGCCGGCGATGCGACGGCAGCGGCGAATGTCGCGGCGGCGATGACCCGGATCGATGCCGCCAAGGCGACGGCCGCGTCCGACATCGAAGCGGCGACGGTCGATGCCGTGCAGGATATCGTCGCCAAGCTGTCGGGCGTGCAGGTCGATCGCGTGGCGGTCGAGCAGAAGGTGAAGGCGGAACTGGCGCATGGCTGAGGGACACCCAATCGAGGCCGTCGCGCAGACTGGCGTGGTCGAGGTTCATCACGAACCGGTCGCGTTCGGCATCAGTGCGCCGGGCTATGTCGCGCTGTCGATGCTGGTCGTGATCGGCATCATATTGTGGAAGAAGGTGCCTTCGATGATCGGGCGGATGCTCGACGCGAAGATCGCCACGATCCGTCACGATCTGGACGAGGCGGCCAAGCTGCGCGCCGAAGCCGAGGCGCAGTTGGCCGAGGCGAAGACGCGCAATGCGGCGAGCGCGGGCGATGCGGCGGCGATCGTCGCGCATGCCGAGGCCGAGGCGAAGCAACTGCTCGCCCAGGCCGAGGCGGATGCGGCGGAACTGGTGGCACGGCGCGCCAAGATGGCCGAGGACAAGATCGGTGCAGCGGAACGGCTCGCAATTTCCGAGGTCCGGGCGAAGGCTGCCGATGCGGCTGCGCGCGCTGCGGCGACGATCATCGCCGAGCGGCATGATGCCGATGCCGACAAGGTGGTGGTGGATCGCACGATCGCCGGACTCGGTCGGCCGAACTGATCGTTATACCCTGATTGCCGACTGTCGGGTCGGCCCAGTCGGTAGTCTTCGTCACCCCGGACTTGTTTCGGGATCCTCCGTGCAAGGTCGGCGATTCGTATTCGGATGACCGGACTCCAGCACCGATCCGAAGTGGCGGGCGATAAGGAGCGGCTCGTTGCGCCGCTTCCGGCCTTGATCTCACGCATTTCGAATTGCAACCAATCGCGCTAGACCTACGGCCGATGGCGAATCGTGCCATTGTCCGGAGAGCTTGATCCATGAAATTCATCGTCCTTGCCGCCGTCCTGATGCTGCCTGCCGCCGCTTCCGCCCAGACCGCGGCGCCTGCGGCTCCGGCGCCTGTTGCCCCCGCCGCGCCCGCTGCCGCGACGGCCAAGTTCACGCTCGACACGCCGATCGAGGCGATCGTCGCCGATCCGGCCGGCAAGGCGGTGATCGACAAAGATCTGCCCGGTACCACGACGCACCCGATGTACGACCAGTTCAAGGCGATGAGCCTGAACCAGGTCGCTCCGATGGCCGCAGACAAGATCACGCCGGCGGTGCTGGCCAAGGTGCAGGCCGATCTGGCGACGATCAAGTAAGGCAACCGCCGCTTTCCGTCATGCCGGACCGGGTCCGGCATCCAACGCGCCGCGAACTCGCCAGCGGATGATACGCGACGCGTTGGACCCCGGATCACGTCCGGGGTGACGGCTTCGGTTTTGGAATTGCGAGCAGCGAAGGGTGGCTTGCTCGCCCGCGAGTCCCTAAATCACCCGCAATGTCCTCTCCCAACGCCCCCGACCGTTTCAACGAAGAGAAGTCCGCCTTTGCCGTTCGCGGCGGGGGCGATGCACCGGATATCGCGACGGGCGTCGCGGCGATCCGCAACGTGCTCGCGACGCTCCCGACGCGACCGGGCGTGTATCGGATGCAGGATGCACGTGGGGACGTGCTATACGTCGGCAAGGCGCGCGCGCTGAAGAACCGCGTGACCAACTACACGCAGATCGACCGGCTCTCGAAACGCCTGCAGCGGATGGTCGCGCAGACGCGATCGATGACGATCGTCACGACCAACAACGAGGCCGAGGCGCTGCTGCTCGAGGCGCAACTGATCAAGCGCTATCGCCCGCCGTACAACGTGCTGTTGCGCGATGATAAGAGCTTTCCCTTCATCCTGCTGCGCTCCGATCACGAATTTCCGCGCATCCAG is a window of Sphingomonas sp. Leaf357 DNA encoding:
- a CDS encoding YdbH domain-containing protein, coding for MTASSDEEEGRRRRLPRLGRGARIVSVIAIVLLVGLIALWTQRKPIASGYVDRYLAERGVPGTYDIAELGLGRQRLTNVVIGDPARPDLVADWVELRTELGFSGASVDAVRAGRVRLRGKLVDGVLSLGALDKLLAAPSGKPFALPALNVDVADARMRLETPQGLLGLKLSGRGRLSDGFKGNLAAVSQRLEAGGCAADDVAAALTIGVSKAAPSLHGPVRAGAVSCGDVKVRTLGADLNVALGAALDRWKGDVRLATGAASHPLVRAESVAGWVGFAGTKAETSGRVKLDTGRFVSAEGSGARLGFGGEYKIGREIEIAPGGYVDASNVAIAPARLAAVARLGATGAGTPVGPLAQALAQASVAAGKSIEGQIRFGWRRGGPVAVSQLTVSSRSGLNAALNDANVVYDPKGGTLRVAGALAMGGGGFPSLRAALAQAAPGAAVTGVASLDRPYRAGGASLTFTPLRFSATPRGNSRFATRVTVSGPLGDGSVKGLDVPLAGIWNGRGRVAINPDCAAIGWQRLAVSGLDLRPVSLRLCPVDGAMLVIDGTRMRGGARIAAPRLAGTLGSSPITLAASAARFALADLSFALSDTAVRLGAPDRVTRLDFARIEGKRERGGISGTFAGGGGQIGAVPLVLSAASGVWGFDGRLGLTGAMTVSDSAAVARFKPMVARDVALGLSNGVIGVAGLLYDPGGKVSVAQIAMRHTLASGSGSADISVPRLVFADKGLQPDDLTPLTASVIQNVVGTVTGEGHIRWSPDGVTSDGVFRTTDMNLAAGLGPVTGITTEIRFTDLLALQSAPGQVATIKTINTGVVVSDGVLRYQTLPEARIRVEDARWPFAGGSLVLEPTLLDFSDKQERHMTLTVTGMEAAKFLQQFDFENLSATGVFDGRLPMIFDFTGGRIENGTLKSRPGGGTIAYLGEVSKENLGVWGNLAFQALKSLRYRDLDLVMNGPLAGEMITEAHFAGLNQGEGAKSNFLIRRLQRLPFVFNVKIKAPFRGLFDSVRSFYDPRLLIERNLPALIERSGRPTQAPSITPPATPPVQPQESETVP
- a CDS encoding YnbE family lipoprotein, with product MTASVQWRNFVLMGLMAASSGCVNVSAPDKPIEINLNINVKQEVVYRLDGEAKAAIKAQPGIF
- a CDS encoding YdbL family protein, which gives rise to MILSGVRGKVMMTGAMLLAGLSSAAFAQRDPAYAAARAAGQVGEQPNGYLGVVSGGASVQAIVDKINIQRKATYAEKAQAAGVTINDYGVTFGCNLIAQTKPGEKYKAPDGSWKTRTDAAPERSPSCV
- a CDS encoding AtpZ/AtpI family protein, with amino-acid sequence MADDRQTDDLNSRIASARAAEQARAGGTGLGKPAKGYSQGSRVLAMLLGALFGGGVLGWAIDQWFGTSPWGLLIVLTLAVIGAFMNIIKMSKERPE
- a CDS encoding F0F1 ATP synthase subunit A, with protein sequence MEQFMVEPLLGRHLELFGYDVSFTNSALFMFVVLALLAVFMAGGMKRALIPGRWQVMAEGAVSFIDNMVTTSIGSGGKKFAPYIFSLFFFILFANFVGILPLAIVPGLHTFAVTSHITLTAVLAFVSFGIVLIVGLVKHGFKFFSLFVPHGAPLWLMPVIIPVEFVSFMVRPFSLALRLFVAMTAGHILLEVFGSFVVQGLNAGGPLGWLVSALSFVMIIGVSALELLVCAIQAYVFALLTSLYLHDAVHLH
- a CDS encoding F0F1 ATP synthase subunit C, giving the protein MYIGAGLAAIGVGMAALGVGNVFGSFLEGALRNPGAADGQQGRLFIGFAASELLGLIAFVVAILILFVVK
- a CDS encoding F0F1 ATP synthase subunit B family protein, coding for MPQLSQIGEIYASQLFWLAIVFALIYFGIGKAMVPKIERTIDDRTARVSGDLAAAEAAHQSATGLETSYQAGLDAARAVAFKSAAEAKAQASARAEATVKAGDATAAANVAAAMTRIDAAKATAASDIEAATVDAVQDIVAKLSGVQVDRVAVEQKVKAELAHG
- a CDS encoding F0F1 ATP synthase subunit B family protein, whose translation is MAEGHPIEAVAQTGVVEVHHEPVAFGISAPGYVALSMLVVIGIILWKKVPSMIGRMLDAKIATIRHDLDEAAKLRAEAEAQLAEAKTRNAASAGDAAAIVAHAEAEAKQLLAQAEADAAELVARRAKMAEDKIGAAERLAISEVRAKAADAAARAAATIIAERHDADADKVVVDRTIAGLGRPN